One window from the genome of Saccharomyces mikatae IFO 1815 strain IFO1815 genome assembly, chromosome: 6 encodes:
- the MDL2 gene encoding ATP-binding cassette permease MDL2 (similar to Saccharomyces cerevisiae MDL2 (YPL270W); ancestral locus Anc_6.5), with the protein MLNSRLPLLRLGLYRNMLSRPRMTKLPFMRFRSLVTHSSSQLILINPLHTRSPIIGKTLILSSFRYISSKTKLQAPLPSVSSTSKGSSKSAHSTEQSKTDDYKDIIRLFMLAKRDWKLLLTAILLLTISCSIGMSIPKVIGIVLDTLKTSSGSDFFDLKIPIFSLPLYEFLSFFTVALLIGCAANFGRFILLRILSERVVARLRAHVIKKTLHQDAEFFDNHKVGDLISRLGSDAYVVSRSMTQKVSDGVKALICGIVGVGMMCSLSPQLSILLLFFTPPVLFSASVFGKQIRNTSKDLQEATGQLTRVAEEQLSGIKTVQSFVAEGNELSRYNVAIRDIFQVGKTAAFTNAKFFTTTSLLGDLSFLTVLAYGSYLVLQSQLSIGDLTAFMLYTEYTGNAVFGLSTFYSEIMQGAGAASRLFELTDRKPSISPTVGHKYQPERGVIEFKDVSFSYPTRPSVQIFKSLNFKIAPGSSVCIVGPSGRGKSTIALLLLRYYNPTTGTIMIDNQDITKLNCKSLRRQIGIVQQEPVLMSGTIRDNITYGLTYTPTKEEIRSVAKQCFCHNFITKFPNTYDTVIGPHGTLLSGGQKQRIAIARALIKKPTILILDEATSALDVESEGAINYTFGQLMKSKSMTIVSIAHRLSTIRRSENVIVLGHDGSVVEMGKFKELYANSTSALSQLLNERAAPGPSDQQLQIEKVEEKEDTNEGEKHDQQNKQDDDNSHNNHDNDSNNQSLEVKDKNSENIEESVEHLLKDAAKEANPIKLTPQP; encoded by the coding sequence ATGTTAAATAGTCGTTTACCGCTATTGCGACTGGGCCTATACAGGAATATGTTGTCTCGTCCCCGAATGACTAAACTGCCATTCATGAGGTTTCGATCATTAGTCACTCATTCTTCATCACAGCTCATTCTTATCAATCCGTTGCACACACGGTCTCCTATAATTGGCAAAACACTAATCTTATCATCCTTCAGGTACATTTCATCCAAAACAAAACTGCAGGCGCCTCTGCCTTCAGTCTCTTCAACATCTAAAGGATCATCAAAGTCAGCTCATTCAACGGAGCAATCCAAAACAGATGACTATAAAGATATAATACGGTTGTTTATGTTAGCAAAACGGGACTGGAAACTGCTTCTCACTGCTATACTTCTTTTAACTATATCATGTTCTATAGGAATGTCTATTCCCAAAGTCATAGGTATTGTCCTTGACACCCTCAAGACGTCATCTGGCTCagatttctttgatttgaaaatacctattttttctttacccTTGTATGAgtttctttccttctttACTGTTGCCTTACTTATTGGTTGTGCTGCTAACTTCGGTAGATTCATATTATTAAGAATATTAAGTGAACGTGTTGTCGCACGTCTGAGGGCACATGTCATCAAAAAGACACTTCATCAGGATGCTGAATTCTTTGACAACCATAAAGTTGGAGATTTGATTTCACGTTTAGGGTCAGATGCGTATGTTGTTTCCAGATCAATGACTCAAAAGGTCTCGGATGGGGTGAAAGCACTCATTTGTGGTATTGTTGGTGTGGGGATGATGTGTTCCTTGTCGCCCcaattatcaatattgttGCTGTTCTTTACCCCTCCGGTTCTTTTCAGTGCTTCAGTATTCGGAAAGCAGATCAGAAACACCTCCAAAGATCTTCAAGAAGCTACTGGACAATTGACTAGAGTCGCTGAAGAACAACTCTCTGGTATAAAGACCGTCCAGTCGTTCGTTGCTGAAGGTAATGAATTATCCAGATATAATGTTGCAATTAGagatatttttcaagtggGCAAAACTGCGGCTTTTACTAATGCAAAGTTTTTCACTACGACTAGTCTCTTGGGTGATCTAAGTTTCTTAACGGTTCTTGCATATGGTTCCTATCTCGTTTTACAATCACAGCTCTCCATCGGTGATCTTACTGCATTTATGCTGTATACAGAATACACAGGTAATGCGGTATTCGGTCTCTCTACCTTTTATTCTGAAATTATGCAGGGAGCTGGTGCCGCCTCCAGGTTATTTGAATTGACAGATAGGAAACCCTCTATTTCTCCCACGGTTGGTCACAAATATCAACCAGAACGCGGTGTTATCGAATTCAAAGACGTTTCATTTAGTTATCCCACACGGCCTTCCGTTCAAATATTCAAGAGTTTGAATTTTAAAATTGCACCAGGCTCGAGCGTTTGCATTGTAGGCCCCTCGGGTCGCGGTAAATCTACAATTGCACTCTTACTATTAAGATATTATAATCCTACAACAGGAACTATCATGATAGATAATCAAGATATTACTAAACTTAATTGTAAATCCTTAAGAAGGCAAATTGGTATAGTTCAGCAAGAGCCTGTGCTTATGTCAGGAACTATTCGAGACAATATAACTTATGGGTTGACATACACGCCAACAAAGGAAGAAATTAGATCGGTAGCAAAGCAATGCTTTTGTCATAATTTCATTACAAAGTTTCCGAATACATACGATACTGTCATTGGTCCTCATGGCACCTTACTGAGCGGTGGACAAAAGCAGCGTATCGCTATTGCAAGAGCTCTAATCAAGAAGCCAACCATTTTGATCCTTGATGAAGCTACATCAGCTTTGGATGTTGAAAGTGAAGGAGCCATTAACTATACGTTTGGTCAAttaatgaaatcaaaatcgATGACTATAGTCAGTATTGCGCACAGATTGAGTACTATCAGAAGATCAGAAAATGTTATTGTTCTTGGACATGACGGATCAGTTGTAGAAATGggaaaattcaaagaattgtACGCAAATTCAACAAGTGCTTTATCGCAGCTGCTCAATGAAAGAGCCGCCCCTGGACCATCTGATCAACAGTTGCAAATAGAGAAGGTCgaggaaaaagaagatacaAACGAAGGTGAGAAACACGATCAACAGAACAAGCAAGATGATGACAATAGTCATAATAATCATGATAATGACAGCAATAACCAATCTTTAGAGGTAAAGGACAAAAATTcagaaaatattgaagaatctGTCGAACATCTCTTGAAGGACGCGGCGAAGGAGGCTAATCCAATTAAACTCACCCCACAACCATGA
- the ATP15 gene encoding F1F0 ATP synthase subunit epsilon (similar to Saccharomyces cerevisiae ATP15 (YPL271W); ancestral locus Anc_6.6) has product MSAWRKAGISYAAYLNVAAKAIRSSLKTELQTASVLSRSKTDAFYTQYKNGAAASEPTPITK; this is encoded by the coding sequence ATGTCTGCCTGGAGAAAAGCTGGTATATCATATGCTGCATATTTGAACGTGGCCGCAAAAGCTATCCGTTCTTCGTTAAAGACTGAATTACAAACCGCTAGTGTCCTCAGTAGATCGAAAACAGATGCATTTTATACCCAGTATAAGAATGGTGCCGCTGCTTCTGAACCCACTCCAATAACGAAATAG